The Lolium perenne isolate Kyuss_39 chromosome 6, Kyuss_2.0, whole genome shotgun sequence genome segment ACTGTGGCTGCCCTAACCTATGTCGGTTCCACCGTTTTCCACTTAAAATCCATGTATCTTTGCCTATTATTAGGGAATGTGAATCACACTTGTATGTTGCCATGTTTGTAGTCAGTGTCATAAGAAAACTCTGAGAAGAGGTGGCATTGAAATGTAATAACAAGATTTATACCTATGGGAATTTTAATTTCTCTATTGTTTCTGTCAAATTGCGCGGTAAGAAAGTACAGAAATAACTTTTTTTTTCTTCGCTGGACAATTTGACAGCAACGAAGAACTCAGCATCTGAGACTTCTTTGGAGAAATCTGATGTTGTGCATGTGAAGTACCTTGAAGTGCTGGAGAGTTTGCCAGAGAAGAGAGAAGAAGGACCTGTCCGAGAAGAAAACTCTGAAACTGTCGAAGCTACTGCACAAGAGAGATCAGTACCACACAGAATGGTGTCTGAGCAGAGAGAGTTCAGATGCAATTCTGATGGTAACCAAATTCCAAGAGAGACAAGCACCTTGAAGTTTGAGGCCACACTTAGAGATGACAGCAGGGAAATCCGGGAAGCCAAGTACCGGCGCATACGTAATGAGGAGAAAGGAGAAGTAAAGCAGCCAGTGAGACTAAGAGACAGATCCCCGAGGTCTGTAGTCAACAGCCTTCCTCCTAATGCTTATCCTGGTGAACACGCGTCCGAATACCATATGAAGTCAAGATTTAGAGATGCAAATGGTGCTGAGCATGCAGACAGGAGGAATATGGATGGCCCTCACAGTGTCAGTGGACTTAAGAAAGACCGTACTGAGCTTTTACGGGTGCTTGATGAGTTGAGGGATCAGGTGCAGAGATCTTGCGAGATCACCGAGAAGCCAAGTGGAAGTGCTTCCACAAATAGGGTGGCAGATGTCTCAAGTTCGTGCGGTCCTCATGAACGGTTGAATCAGTTGCGGCATGCCTCACCTCAGTTACAGCGGAACAGTTCTCAGCACTCACCATCCTTGAATGGGCAAACTCCTGGCATTCCGCATGCTTATGCTTCAGTGCCCTCACAGCAAGATCTCCATGGATACAGAGAGCCCGtcgcacacatgggggctccttgCTATCCTGCTGGCCAATATCCATGGAGAAACTGCGACAACTATTTCTTTGGGCAGTATAATCATGACCCTCTCGTCTCTTACCACCACGATGGCTTCTACCACCAGCCTGCCTGCTCTTGCCTTCATTGTTACCACCGTGAGTTCTTAACTGTTCAGGGGGCTTCAATGGGTTTCAACCATCGCAGGGCGCCATATCTGATGAACAATCCTGGGGCGTACCCGGTTGACAGTTCTGTGATGTTTGGCATGCAGAATAACAACTTAAGAGGCATCAATGCTTCGATGCAGCGCAGTAACATGAGGGCCAACCTGAGCAAGAAACCTGCACAAAAATGTGAGCCAATTGCCTGCGGTGCCCCATTTACAATATGCTACAACTGTTATGAAGTGCTGCAACTTCCCAAGAAGTCTCCCTTGCCAGGGAAGGATGAGTACAAGCTACGTTGTGGGTCATGCTCGCATGCAATTGTGGTCAAGCTTGATGGAAGCAGGCTTGATGCTTCAGCACCTTCGCCAGTTTCACACATCTCCAGTGGTAGTAAAGTTAATTCCAGTGATGTCCAAGCAAGCATTGCAAATACTGCTATCGGTGAGAGAATGTTTCCACTTTACAGTTTTTCTGCAGGGAGTCATGGCTCTCAAGAAAGAGATCTACACTCAAACTCAAGTGACgcagagaaaaatcaaggtgtATCTTCGTCATCTAGCATTTTTGAAGATGAGAACAGCCCTGCAAGATCTAATTCACAGAGAGGCACACCTGGGTCTAGGAATCTACCTGTCGAAGCCCAAGTCATTAGACGTGTTCCGAGTTTACCTCTTCGGGATCATTTTGGATATTCACCATCTGAGAGGGTGATCGATGGATCGGGAAAAGGAAGTAGAAGTACCCGGTCTGAACATGAGAAGACTGTATTAACTGAAAGTTTCAAACACAACACTATAAAAGATGTACGTGTAGTGAGTGTAATGGACTTGTCAGATGATGAGTACGAGGATCCTGACTATAGTCAAAATCCGGGCAATGGGACACAGCACGTAGATCGCCCTACAGTCTCAAAGTCGGGTGATTCATTCTTCACCAATCTCATAAAGAAAAGTTTCAAAGGCAATGGCAGGTCAAAGGTTTTCATTAATGGCTATCCCATCTCCGATCGTGCTGTTAGGAAGGCAGAGAAGATTGCTGGACCAATCTATCCTGGTGAATACTGGTAAATTGCACCTTCTATCTGCATCTAACTAATTTTTTATGGATTCTAATTGTGGTGCAAAATATAACCTTCAGCATCATTGTCATTTGACATTTTGTTCTTATATCTTATTGCTTAGGTATGACTACCGTGCTGGCTTCTGGGGTGTAATGGGGCAGTCCTGTCTTGGCATGATACCTGTAAGAGTTCTTTACAAAATCTTTGCCTTACCCTGTCATATCTTGATCAAAACTCATAACTGGATTTACTTGTTGCAGCCGTACATTCCAGAACTTAACTATCCTATGCCCAAGAATTGCGCTGGTGGGAATACTGGTGTATTCATCAACGGGAGAGAACTTCATCAGAAAGATTTCGATCTGCTCGTGGGTCGAGGTCTCTCGGAATCTCCTGACAGATCATATAAGGTCGAGATGTGTGGTAAAGTCTATGATGAAGTCTCTGGCGAAGAACTTTATTGTCTTGGCAAACTTGCTCCAACGTAAGCAACTATCAAATCTTTCCATTTCGCTTTACAGTTATAAGTTCTCAAGTGCAATGCTGCAACCTTCTTGCTCTATTCTAGTTTTATGTGGCGTGCTCATACTCCTTTTAGTAAGCTTGTTTTAGCTATGGTTTTTTTAATTCGTATAAGCActtgaaacttgctactgtgatcATCTTACTGCTGCTGTCAGGAAAATCTTTGTTCTGTTAGTTTGATTGATGATACTTTAGTACTATGTGTTTTATGTTGTTCGTCCTGCAAAATGTGGTAATGAAGCTTGATTGATTATGGAAAGCGCTGCTATATTTTTTACCATGCAAATACATTTCTGAAAATTCAGTAGTAGTTGAAGGCAATCCGTATATATGGTCAAGAAGTTATGACAATAACAAATGATAGGATCAAGTCCCCTATGCAGATAGATTATAGGTCTTTTGTATACTTGGGAAAGGTCGAAGTAGATGCTATAAGAATTTACATGGGTATAGAATTATGGGAACATACCCTTGTCAATGATAAGTTCCTATCATTGAGGTATTGATTTGGCTGAAGTGAATTCACTGTTCGTTTGATACCTGGAGCTGTACTAACAATTGGTTTCCATGAACAGCGTGGAGAAAATGAAGCGCGGTTTCGGTATGCGCCCCCCAAGGATCATCCACTGAGGAAGAGGGTTCGTCGCCGCGCAAGAACTGCGGCCTGGAGATAGCCCACGTTTTGGATTCTGCAGAATCATTTTCATAGAACTGTCTGGTTCTCCCCCTGTAGCTAAGCTGTGTGGAGTGTGTCATGCTTTTGCTGATTGCTGTTGTTCACTTGTTCTGCCTACCTAGATTACTAGATGCTATATCATATATGTAACCAAACCTGCCTGAACTGATGGAAGAAAGATCAATGGAAAGCTATGTGTTTTGGCTTGCTTTACCTGATATTACTCGTACCGTTTTGTTCGTGGAACGCTGTCCCCGACGGATACTCCCTCTCGCCGCCTCTTCCTCCACCGACGCACTCGCCGGAAATTTGCTGCTTGATTCTCTCTCatggacggcgcccctcctccctACGAACACTCTGCCACCGTGGACCTTCCCGCCTCCCGGCGTTGTCTGCATTACTTCGTCGCACCTGCCGCCGAGAGACAGCAGTAGGAGAATAGGAGATGATGCTACGACCGTTGAATGGTCGTTTGATTGATGAGGAGTGCTCCTGTACTCACCGGAGCATCTGCCTTGATAGATCCAACGGATTAAAGTTACTCTACTGGTTCCTtcgtgcaaaaaaaaaaaaaaaaaaaaaaaaaaagttactcTACTGGGGCACCCTCAGGTCAGTCGTGTCTGCGCTCAGCTTCTCACAATAATGGATGCAGCCCACGGAACGCGGCCCATTGGCCGCCACCCGGCCCACGTCCTCTCCACCTCCCCAATCCGTCCGTTCGTCCTTCTTTCTTTCTCACCGCCGCCGCGTCCCTCCTCCCTCTCTATGCACCCCGGCATCTCGTGctctctcctccacatcccgGCCAGCTCCTGGGAAATATCCTCCGTCGCACCATCGTGCAGGCCGCGGCTTCCTCTGCCTCTGACCTGACACCAGCCGCCTTCTCCCCTCCATTTAGTTGTGGTAAGTCTTCGACCATTGCTTATCCAAAACAAAGAAATAAGGATTATTTACTGGATTTCGTTGTTCACATAATTTAGGTAGAATCTTAGGCCTTGGAACAGCAGCGATATCCCATCCTTTTTTCTTGGCTCACCAGTGAAAACATTAGCCGTATGGTCAGAAAATGATGGCATTTTGCACTTGCTTGTAGTTTATTGCTTTATTCAGTTTCCGTGTTCAAGAACTAGCCCTTTCTCGCTCGTAGCTCAATGCTTTAGGTGCTAATGTCAGCACTCTCTTTGTTAATTTAATTGAAAAACTGAAGCAGTTCATGTCTATGTAATAATGTAATAATATCTACCATTGCTAGCTACGTGTTTTCAGGATAATATAGCATAGGTGTAGCCGAGGCCTGGTTCTTTTGTCCATAGttgttatgcacatttgattactGACTTTTGTTGACTTTGCTAGATCATCTAGTGTAGATCTAATGCCGGGTATTACTATGTCTGTAAACGAATACTGGTACTGTGGGTTTACCTTGTCCCTGCGAGTAGGACGAACCCGTCGAAGTCGTCATGGTGGCGATGGCGACGAGGACGGCGTGAGGTTGAGGGAGAGAGGTGGCGGAggagcttcccgtcggcactgcaCTAACCCTAATCGGTGGGTCGTCTGGTGGAGCGAGTGGCAGCTCAGAGCAACCTCGTGATCTGTGCCACTGGCCCCCACCACTCTATATAGTgcaggcgacaggggcccaccaaccagcgaacggttgggcgcccccgatcagggcgcggacgaggtcaaggggtcgtgccagagccgttgggctctggtgcggtggagatcaatcctaacattctcccccttgatctcaacttttcttttaactttatactttcactttattcgtttcattttggatcagtccatagggcatgtttcatcgtcacagctctattgccgatagaatcagacagccacaatacacttctctgttttgaaacaaattcttttacttttgggcctcttatgatccaggataggtaagactttcccttaaacccatgccggctacgtgctccttgaacacgctgggtggtaagcctttcgttagcggatccgcaagcatatcttttgtccttatatgctcgagacttatagtttgatcctggaccttgtgtttcacaacataatacttaacctcaatTGGTTTCGTAGCTgtactcgacttgttgttgtgagcataaaatactgcgagatcattgtcgcagtacatctttagtggtttgtcaatacaatctaccactttcaagtcgggtttgaatttctttaaccataatgcctgccccatggcttcataacatgctataaattatgcatacatcgtggatgatgcaactatggtctgtttggagcttctccacgaaatagctccccctgcgagggtgaatacatatccagatgtggattttctaCCATCTTTTCTACCATCTTTATCCcccgcaaaatctgcatctgaataccctcGTATCTCTAGGGAATCAGTATGTTAGCATGTAGTtctttgtgcctttcacataacgcaatgccttctttaccattttccagtgttcATAACCAGGATTTTCTTGATATCAACCGAGTACTCCGGTGATAAATGCTaagtcagggcgagtgcacacttgtgcatactgtaggcttccaatagccgaagcatatggaaccgctttcatttgatcgagctcgtattgattttggggactttgatgtttcccaaaactgtcgcccttgactataggggcaggtgtggcactgcacttatgcatattatacttacttagaatcttttctaaataagccttttgcgatagtcctaatactccattgtttctatctcggtgaatttctatgcccaaaacatatgacgcttcaccaagatctttcatatcaaaatttgaggacaagaacttctttgtctcttgcagtagactaacatcactgctagcaagcagaatatcatccacatacaagattaggaaaatatatttcccacttttaaactttgcataaacgcaattgtcctcaatattttctttaaatccaaatctcttaattgtttcattaaactttagataccactgtctggaggcttgctttaatccataaatggatttctttaggcggcatcccatttcttccttgccttccatgataaaacccttgggttgtttcatgtagacattttcttctaaaaccccgtttagaaatgccgtctttacatccatttgatgcaactctaaaccaaaatgtgcaactagtgccatgatgattctgaccttacatgagaccggagaaaatgtctcattgtaatctaCCCCTTCTCTTTGTGTAAATTCTTTTGCCACTAGAGGTGGCtgttgttgctccctttcatgctcaacaaatggttcattcggctcctgacGGACAGGTTCCGAATTTTCACTCATCGTTGTCATGGGTGGAGTTACAACAGACGCTTGCACCACAATCGCAGGGATCGTCGGTACAGGTGCACATGGTAGCGCAAAAAAATGGCTCCTGAGTCATCGGATTAGGTGCACgcaccctcttctcctcaagatcaattttccgagttaccatgctccccctcatcatttcGTCCTCTAAGAAGACAACATGTCTCGTTTCCACAAACTTTGTGTATTTCTCTGTACAGTAGGAACgataaccttttgacttttcaggatagccaataaaatggcagctgactgttttggtatctaactttgcgatatttggattgaatactttggcctcagcagggctcccccacactttcaggtggtttagagaaggcactctccatagctcatacggcgttttgggcaccgatttgcttggtactctgtttagaatgtgaatagcggtttttaacgcctcgatccacaatcccaatggtagggtGGAATAGCTCATCATACTGCGCACCAAATCCATAAGGGTACGGTTGCGCCTTTCAGCTACCCCATTCTGCTGAGGTTCGCCTGGCATAGAGTACTGGGCGACTATTCCAGTCTCCTGTAGGAACCTTGCAAAAAGTCCAGGGACTTGGCCATATGGAGTATGTCGACCGTAGTACTCCCCTCCACGATCAGACCTGGctatctttattcttttatcatgctgattttcaacttcagctttgaatatttatccaacgcttcttctattctttcttttattggataaatataaccatatcAGGAGTAATCATCCGTGCATGTTATGAAcgaatcatagccatccacacttttcacagaaaatggtccacatatatcggtgtgaattatttctagtgttgatgtgcttcgatttgcaccctttttaatttgctttacaaatttttctttaatgcaatcgatgcactgttctatgtctgagaattctaatggaggaagaatatcatttttaacaagtctttctattctccccctcgaaatatggcatAAGCGATAATGCCATAATTTCGATGATTCATCagttcttttcttttgttctttgtcCAACGCTGACAACATTTTTCATTCACATTACACACAGACAACACTCACATAAGCATTATTACACCATATGGCACACTTGCCATATCCTTCTTGTCCATGTGTACTTTTCTGTCACCAGTTGCTACAGCAGCTGGGTCGCACATATCTTTGAAGAACCAGTGAGCTGGCTCTTTATTCTTTCAAGATACTCCCATACGGAAGCACACTTTGCAATTGAGCCCACAATAGAGTTCTCAATTGTATTCTTTATAAATGGCACTTAGCCACTTTTATTCTGCCATGCAGAATCATCTCTCTTGTCATTTCTGACTGGATCTTTTGGTCTGATCGGCTGTGGGGACCCAGTCCACCTCAGCACAAATTGACCTTCTTTCTTCATTCAATGTAGTTGTCACCTTTGAGGGTTGAACATCCTTGATGCAACTTATCAAGTAGTACCCTCCTTTAAACCACAATGAAATGAGATCATAACAACAATTGCATGCAATAATCCAACGTTGGTCAAAATTAGAACATACAACtgtttatgcaaataaaactatatcaccgttgggcagaaatAGAGATAAATGCACATGTCATTGCAACAAAACATGATCATGCCATCAATAACGTTGGTCATAAAATGACAGGATCATAATTGTTTCAACAATCACTTTTAAACAACCTTTTAAATTTTAATCATCACTTTTGCATTTTCCCAAATTGAAAATGCATCTTAACTATTTGCAGCGGAAACTTGAAGTCAAACTTTAAACTTTAAACTTTTCAGAAGTATTTCTATTACTTTTGCATTTTCTAGACAAATTTTCGTTGGACAAATTTGAATAGAAAAAACTATGCGAAATTTGCTAAAAAATCAGCAAAACTGTGCTCTGTAACAGAAAATAACAGAGAAAACTGTTCTGGCGCGCGGTCCGCGGCCCACGCGGCCCACCACGCGCTGCGCGCGCATGATCTCTGGCGCCCACGCTGCCGGACGCGGCAGCATGTAACCCGGCCAGCGTCGGCGATCTGGCTTTGCCTAGCGGCCCGCACGCGGCCCGCACACGGCGCCGGCCACGGTGCCCACGCGGCAGCCCCTTCTGGCCGTCGGATTGAATCCGACGGTTCCCCTTCTGTTTCGGCCGGGATAAAAAGGGTGGCCAACggcccaaaccctaaccctaaggccATTTCCCCCGACCCTCTCTGTCGACTCCGGCGGCGCGGAGGCTCACCTCCCGCCGCGCGCGCGGCTTGCCGCCTTGCCGCCTTGCCGGCGACGGCTGCGCCTTCCCGCGAGACTCCCGCGGTTCTCTGCGCCGGTGAGGAAGCGGCGGCGTCGCCCGGCAGCTGCTCGAGCGAGCACGCACCGGCGTCGAGCTGCCCTTCCTCTCCTTTTTTTCTTTCTCTCCTTCCTCCACCAGATCCCGGCGCGGCGGCCAAGGAACGGAGGCAGAAAACGGGCGGCGGCGCCCCCCTGTACCTCTTGGCGGCGGCGCGTGCACCCGAGGGTGGGCGCGTCACCGTCAAGCGGCGCAGAGGCGGTGCCCTTTCTTTGCCGGCGACGTGACGCAGCACGGTAAGCCGGTGAGCTTTTCTTTTCTTTGCCCCGCGTTGCTTGCGCAAGTGGAGTGGCTCTTCTTCCCGGTGCCTCGGCATGCCGATGCGCATCGGGATCGAGAGGAGCGGCGCGGCCTTGCGGCGGCGCTAACTGTGCCGGCGAGATGGGTCTCGGCCGGTTgcacttttcttttcttttgcatcAGGGAGGATTTAGAGTTTCTGTTCTTACTTCTCTACCTGAACAAAAAAGGATCTATACATTCTAAcagttgctctgataccaatgttgACTTTGCTAGATCATCTAGTGTAGATCTAATGCCGGGTATTACTATGTCTGTAAACGAATACTGGTACTGTGGGTTTACCTTGTCCCTGCGAGTAGGACGAACCCGTCGAAGTCGTCATGGTGGCGATGGCGACGAGGACGGCGTGAGGTTGAGGGAGAGAGGTGGCGGAggagcttcccgtcggcactgcaCTAACCCTAATCGGTGGGTCGTCTGGTGGAGCGAGTGGCAGCTCAGAGCAACCTCGTGATCTGTGCCACTGGCCCCCACCACTCTATATAGTgcaggcgacaggggcccaccaaccagcgaacggttgggcgcccccgatcagggcgcggacgAGGTCAAGGGGTCGTGCCAGAGCCGTTGGGCTCTGGTGCGGTGGAGATCAATCCTAACAACTTTATGACTGAATTGCAGTACAATGTCTTGTAATCTAGTATGTCAACTATTGATTTTGTTTCTCCCATAATAGTGTGTCGCATGTGGCAGGAGCCTAGCTCGAATTTACATATCTCCGAGAGCCATCGTTGAAGCTGCTGCCCTCTGATACAACTTTTGCATATTGCCTCCCTTGACGAACCATTTTGACGGTAAGCGCTCAGTTTTAGAAGCAAGTTAGTCATATCTTTATTTTGGAAATTTAAGTAATGGTTTGCATAATTGTGTCAGCCTCTTCTAGCTATTGGTTCACACCTTTAGAAATCTTTGTGAGGAAAGGAAGG includes the following:
- the LOC127344957 gene encoding uncharacterized protein translates to MEGEEGEGASCSAAAAAHQQQPQQKRQQVRVVRCPKCEKFLPELPNYSVYVCGGCGTTLQATKNSASETSLEKSDVVHVKYLEVLESLPEKREEGPVREENSETVEATAQERSVPHRMVSEQREFRCNSDGNQIPRETSTLKFEATLRDDSREIREAKYRRIRNEEKGEVKQPVRLRDRSPRSVVNSLPPNAYPGEHASEYHMKSRFRDANGAEHADRRNMDGPHSVSGLKKDRTELLRVLDELRDQVQRSCEITEKPSGSASTNRVADVSSSCGPHERLNQLRHASPQLQRNSSQHSPSLNGQTPGIPHAYASVPSQQDLHGYREPVAHMGAPCYPAGQYPWRNCDNYFFGQYNHDPLVSYHHDGFYHQPACSCLHCYHREFLTVQGASMGFNHRRAPYLMNNPGAYPVDSSVMFGMQNNNLRGINASMQRSNMRANLSKKPAQKCEPIACGAPFTICYNCYEVLQLPKKSPLPGKDEYKLRCGSCSHAIVVKLDGSRLDASAPSPVSHISSGSKVNSSDVQASIANTAIGERMFPLYSFSAGSHGSQERDLHSNSSDAEKNQGVSSSSSIFEDENSPARSNSQRGTPGSRNLPVEAQVIRRVPSLPLRDHFGYSPSERVIDGSGKGSRSTRSEHEKTVLTESFKHNTIKDVRVVSVMDLSDDEYEDPDYSQNPGNGTQHVDRPTVSKSGDSFFTNLIKKSFKGNGRSKVFINGYPISDRAVRKAEKIAGPIYPGEYWYDYRAGFWGVMGQSCLGMIPPYIPELNYPMPKNCAGGNTGVFINGRELHQKDFDLLVGRGLSESPDRSYKVEMCGKVYDEVSGEELYCLGKLAPTVEKMKRGFGMRPPRIIH